In Eupeodes corollae chromosome 3, idEupCoro1.1, whole genome shotgun sequence, a single genomic region encodes these proteins:
- the LOC129950999 gene encoding mucin-2 isoform X2 — protein sequence MPSVSQISPKSSNLGMSRGSSKLTARLESTLIDSSFADEKYETQEHSRIERSAMPILNDINASKKSPNELDDDDDERDDVNGEKLEAGRYFQYNIKPTETLSALKENVEITKSSRTAKGLTVDDSFLSKGDLRSVSSGSPNAPIAPSFATPTSATAQVPNQARQNPNPDIQDIITGIVKLLNGNVNVHANNQVGHRRPTASRINNRGPPRITDVQSLPMDYDIQKPLPDSSIRPPPYPFDRPERPFITGVPIPEQIVPYRPGFISNRPPWHRNRPRPPITTSNGGRRPIPQYMPPPDLNEHPEPSDHLEVPNQPSQSEPSEEEVQLTTLENENNETIEVAPTDTTYDNDLPKDEYSNHKDEDEDASNESEFELELPSIITEEVPVKKDEDKKKKPTSKIKSSEKKVISSSTEDISKIIESTSVVSSMSTPILSSSSSNYEPMSNEEVINSSSEDIIFMTTSAPKKTPSLDITSSSTSTTPSISIKPPETTTSTEVIIETISSSSTEEAHSTSLSSSSSAVPYHPRPGIVLDDPEFKPGGHARPPLGRPPRPQPPNIQPTRQQLPPGYGEIFDVTLSAIQGPGSGTGSQQTINIKPYGYGGQQNGVPGNGDIIISPSGDDGFVSIDGKRTYINLFGDPTDPPGVAATTTAGTTTPTTSQVLNASSPQPKPSYPSTPPGPGTGYAVPETEIVDVTPSKPSTKPAVHTNQTPSQRPHYRPRTTQPPVRIDTCIVGDDSTCDQAQHERCKTENGVSSCHCRPGYSRRKHREPCRKVVSFFVGLRVDRFYEHRIVWDNKLLDRSSEPYSQLSYESARAMDSAMSMTPYSDEFIEAKVNNIYRGDPNQGSPGVFVNLTLKIEENAETLRPNLRSDVQKHLLGVIHRRNNNIGNSVLYVESPQGAVSSIQDLDECESNELNDCHQHASCKNIWGSFKCACESGFRDPWADQFQRAGRECQSCPDAYCNNRGTCSYNEEGAQSCTCDGSHYGGQCEIDGEVLGVAIGASVAALIIIVLTLVCLIMWSRRWQREQKNAIGSPVFGYMNTTPLKSAGMLQPGYQVTLEDRMRWAQIADVMAQANHYGAEPIAQTRPSSAMFGYPNLHAMGLSTMGGMSHMGSTMQMHQNGTLPPVPLPRLGLGSRSSGMRTLENSSSSEEEDRTDLLGRNFQVPRPKSRSNNSIANQSGIYYDVDYEPSGNNGGGNGDMYGSHSQSHMSNHIPGPQGIPMSTYTSGRAPSSYYMK from the exons ATGCCTTCGGTGTCCCAAATCTCACCAAAATCTTCAAACTTGGGAATGAGCAGAGGCTCATCAAAGCTAACTGCCAGACTTGAAAGCACTCTGATAGATTCTAGCTTTGCGGATGAAAAATACGAAACACAAGAACATTCGAGGATAGAGCGATCAGCTATGCCAATTCTCAACGATATAAATGCTTCGAAGAAAAGTCCAAATGAGttagacgatgatgatgatgagagaGATGACGTTAATGGAGAAAAGCTAGAAGCTGGACGATactttcaatataatataaaacccACTGAAACATTGAGTGcgttaaaagaaaatgttgaaataacaaaaagttCACGTACAGCAAAGGGTCTAACGGTGGATGATTCTTTTTTATCGAAAGGGGACCTTCGATCGGTTTCATCGGGGTCCCCCAACGCACCCATAGCTCCGAGTTTTGCTACTCCGACCTCGGCGACTGCTCAGGTGCCTAATCAGGCACGACAAAATCCTAATCCAGATATTCAGGATATTATAACGGGAATAGTAAAACTACTTAATGGAAATGTTAATGTTCATGCGAATAATCAAGTTGGTCATAGGAGACCCACAGCTAGTAGGATTAACAATCGTGGTCCGCCAAGAATTACTGATGTGCAGTCACTTCCAATGGACTATGATATTCAGAAGCCATTACCAGATAGCTCAATACGACCACCTCCGTATCCATTTGACCGGCCAGAGAGGCCATTCATCACAGGAGTTCCGATTCCAGAACAAATAGTTCCCTACAGACCTGGTTTCATAAGTAACCGTCCACCGTGGCATAGAAATCGCCCAAGACCACCAATAACCACTAGTAATGGAGGACGTCGACCAATTCCCCAGTATATGCCACCCCCGGATTTGAACGAACACCCTGAGCCTTCCGATCATTTAGAAGTTCCCAATCAACCAAGTCAATCGGAACCATCAGAAGAAGAGGTGCAATTAACGACCTTAGAAAATGAGAACAATGAGACCATTGAGGTAGCTCCAACTGACACAACCTATGACAATGATCTTCCCAAGGACGAATACTCCAACCACAAAGATGAGGATGAGGATGCATCAAACGAAAGTGAGTTCGAATTAGAATTGCCATCAATTATAACCGAGGAAGTTCCTGTGAAAAAAGACGAagataagaagaagaaacctACTTCCAAGATCAAGTCGTCTGAGAAAAAGGTTATTTCTTCTAGTACCGAAGACATTTCGAAGATCATTGAAAGCACATCTGTTGTGAGTTCTATGTCCACTCCAATtttatcatcatcttcatcaaacTATGAACCAATGTCGAATGAGGAAGTTATCAATTCTTCGTCAGAAGACATAATTTTTATGACAACTTCGGCACCGAAGAAAACTCCATCCTTAGATATCACCTCAAGTTCGACTTCAACAACTCCAAGCATATCAATTAAGCCTCCTGAGACAACCACTTCAACAGAAGTTATCATTGAAACTATATCAAGTTCAAGCACCGAGGAAGCACACAGCACATCTCTTTCGTCAAGCTCGTCTGCTGTTCCCTATCATCCTCGTCCTGGAATTGTGCTAGATGACCCGGAGTTCAAGCCCGGTGGACATGCTCGACCTCCTCTTGGCAGACCTCCACGCCCACAACCTCCCAACATACAGCCAACTCGTCAGCAGTTGCCTCCTGGGTATGGAGAGATCTTCGATGTTACTCTGTCGGCAATTCAGGGTCCAGGTTCGGGAACTGGCTCCCAGCAAACGATAAACATCAAACCCTATGGTTATGGAGGACAACAGAACGGCGTGCCTGGTAATGGAGACATCATTATCTCACCTTCTGGGGATGATGGTTTTGTTTCAATCGATGGCAAAAGAACTTATATCAACTTGTTCGGAGATCCTACAGATCCCCCAGGCgttgcagcaacaacaacagctggAACTACAACTCCAACCACTTCACAAGTTCTGAATGCCTCCAGTCCACAGCCAAAACCATCCTACCCATCCACGCCACCTGGACCGGGAACAGGATACGCCGTTCCAGAAACCGAAATAGTTGATGTAACTCCATCAAAACCAAGCACTAAACCCGCTGTGCACACGAATCAAACACCTTCCCAGAGACCCCATTACAGACCAAGGACCACACAGCCACCAGTGAGGATAGATACATGCATTGTAGGGGATGACTCGACGTGTGATCAGGCACAGCACGAACGCTGTAAGACGGAGAACGGAGTGTCAAGCTGTCACTGCAGACCTG GATATTCTCGTCGAAAACACCGTGAACCATGTCGAAAAGTTGTTTCGTTCTTTGTCGGACTTCGGGTAGATCGATTTTATGAGCATAGAATAGTTTGGGACAATAAGCTTCTCGATAGAAGTAGTGAACCCTACAGCCAGTTGAGCTACGAATCTGCTAGAGCT ATGGACTCTGCCATGTCGATGACTCCGTACTCTGATGAATTCATAGAGGCAAAGGTAAACAATATATACAGAGGAGACCCAAACCAAGGATCACCTGGAGTTTTCGTCAATTTAACGTTGAAG ATTGAGGAAAATGCTGAAACTCTTCGACCAAATCTCCGAAGTGATGTGCAAAAGCATCTACTGGGTGTAATACATCGTCGGAACAACAACATTGGTAATTCTGTACTCTATGTGGAGTCACCCCAAGGTGCTGTCTCGAGTATTCAAGATTTGGACGAATGTGAATCTAACGAACTGAACGATTGTCATCAACATGCTTCGTGTAAAAATATCTGGGGAAGCTTTAAATGTGCGTGTGAATCGGGCTTCCGTGATCCCTGGGCTGATCAATTTCAACGAGCTGGTCGGGAATGTCAATCCTGTCCGGATGCTTATTGTAATAACAGAGGAACTTGCAGCTACAACGAAGAAGGTGCACAATCTTGTACCTGTGATGGAAGTCATTATGGTGGACAGTGTGAAATCGATGGTGAGGTGCTGGGAGTTGCTATTGGAGCATCTGTGGCGGCCCTCATAATCATTGTCCTTACTTTGGTCTGTCTGATAATGTGGTCTAGAAGATGGCAGAGAGAACAAAAGAATGCTATAGGATCACCAGTTTTTGGGTACATGAATACGACGCCATTAAAGTCAGCAGGTATGCTTCAGCCTGGTTATCAAGTAACCTTGGAGGATCGAATGAGATGGGCACAAATTGCAGATGTTATGGCTCAAGCTAATCATTATGGA gcCGAACCGATTGCACAGACGCGACCATCTTCGGCAATGTTTGGATATCCTAATCTTCATGCCATGGGACTCAGCACTATGG GTGGAATGTCACACATGGGCAGTACAATGCAAATGCATCAAAATGGAACCCTTCCACCAGTTCCGTTGCCAAG ATTAGGCCTTGGATCAAGATCAAGTGGAATGCGAACGCTGGAAAATTCAAGTTCTAGTGAGGAAGAAGATCGAACAGATCTTTTGGGAAGAAACTTCCAAGTTCCTCGACCAAAAAGTCGAAGTAACAACAGTATAGcg aatcaATCGGGTATTTACTATGACGTAGATTATGAGCCATCTGGAAATAATGGTGGTGGCAATGGAGACATGTATGGTTCACATAGTCAGAGTCATATGTCAAATCATATACCAGGACCACAAGGTATACCAATGAGTACGTATACGTCTGGACGAGCGCCTTCTAGCTATTATATGAAATGA
- the LOC129950999 gene encoding uncharacterized protein LOC129950999 isoform X1, with protein sequence MSTNSIIWTHIAICIGCLLVFCECLNYMPSVSQISPKSSNLGMSRGSSKLTARLESTLIDSSFADEKYETQEHSRIERSAMPILNDINASKKSPNELDDDDDERDDVNGEKLEAGRYFQYNIKPTETLSALKENVEITKSSRTAKGLTVDDSFLSKGDLRSVSSGSPNAPIAPSFATPTSATAQVPNQARQNPNPDIQDIITGIVKLLNGNVNVHANNQVGHRRPTASRINNRGPPRITDVQSLPMDYDIQKPLPDSSIRPPPYPFDRPERPFITGVPIPEQIVPYRPGFISNRPPWHRNRPRPPITTSNGGRRPIPQYMPPPDLNEHPEPSDHLEVPNQPSQSEPSEEEVQLTTLENENNETIEVAPTDTTYDNDLPKDEYSNHKDEDEDASNESEFELELPSIITEEVPVKKDEDKKKKPTSKIKSSEKKVISSSTEDISKIIESTSVVSSMSTPILSSSSSNYEPMSNEEVINSSSEDIIFMTTSAPKKTPSLDITSSSTSTTPSISIKPPETTTSTEVIIETISSSSTEEAHSTSLSSSSSAVPYHPRPGIVLDDPEFKPGGHARPPLGRPPRPQPPNIQPTRQQLPPGYGEIFDVTLSAIQGPGSGTGSQQTINIKPYGYGGQQNGVPGNGDIIISPSGDDGFVSIDGKRTYINLFGDPTDPPGVAATTTAGTTTPTTSQVLNASSPQPKPSYPSTPPGPGTGYAVPETEIVDVTPSKPSTKPAVHTNQTPSQRPHYRPRTTQPPVRIDTCIVGDDSTCDQAQHERCKTENGVSSCHCRPGYSRRKHREPCRKVVSFFVGLRVDRFYEHRIVWDNKLLDRSSEPYSQLSYESARAMDSAMSMTPYSDEFIEAKVNNIYRGDPNQGSPGVFVNLTLKIEENAETLRPNLRSDVQKHLLGVIHRRNNNIGNSVLYVESPQGAVSSIQDLDECESNELNDCHQHASCKNIWGSFKCACESGFRDPWADQFQRAGRECQSCPDAYCNNRGTCSYNEEGAQSCTCDGSHYGGQCEIDGEVLGVAIGASVAALIIIVLTLVCLIMWSRRWQREQKNAIGSPVFGYMNTTPLKSAGMLQPGYQVTLEDRMRWAQIADVMAQANHYGAEPIAQTRPSSAMFGYPNLHAMGLSTMGGMSHMGSTMQMHQNGTLPPVPLPRLGLGSRSSGMRTLENSSSSEEEDRTDLLGRNFQVPRPKSRSNNSIANQSGIYYDVDYEPSGNNGGGNGDMYGSHSQSHMSNHIPGPQGIPMSTYTSGRAPSSYYMK encoded by the exons AATGCCTGAATTACATGCCTTCGGTGTCCCAAATCTCACCAAAATCTTCAAACTTGGGAATGAGCAGAGGCTCATCAAAGCTAACTGCCAGACTTGAAAGCACTCTGATAGATTCTAGCTTTGCGGATGAAAAATACGAAACACAAGAACATTCGAGGATAGAGCGATCAGCTATGCCAATTCTCAACGATATAAATGCTTCGAAGAAAAGTCCAAATGAGttagacgatgatgatgatgagagaGATGACGTTAATGGAGAAAAGCTAGAAGCTGGACGATactttcaatataatataaaacccACTGAAACATTGAGTGcgttaaaagaaaatgttgaaataacaaaaagttCACGTACAGCAAAGGGTCTAACGGTGGATGATTCTTTTTTATCGAAAGGGGACCTTCGATCGGTTTCATCGGGGTCCCCCAACGCACCCATAGCTCCGAGTTTTGCTACTCCGACCTCGGCGACTGCTCAGGTGCCTAATCAGGCACGACAAAATCCTAATCCAGATATTCAGGATATTATAACGGGAATAGTAAAACTACTTAATGGAAATGTTAATGTTCATGCGAATAATCAAGTTGGTCATAGGAGACCCACAGCTAGTAGGATTAACAATCGTGGTCCGCCAAGAATTACTGATGTGCAGTCACTTCCAATGGACTATGATATTCAGAAGCCATTACCAGATAGCTCAATACGACCACCTCCGTATCCATTTGACCGGCCAGAGAGGCCATTCATCACAGGAGTTCCGATTCCAGAACAAATAGTTCCCTACAGACCTGGTTTCATAAGTAACCGTCCACCGTGGCATAGAAATCGCCCAAGACCACCAATAACCACTAGTAATGGAGGACGTCGACCAATTCCCCAGTATATGCCACCCCCGGATTTGAACGAACACCCTGAGCCTTCCGATCATTTAGAAGTTCCCAATCAACCAAGTCAATCGGAACCATCAGAAGAAGAGGTGCAATTAACGACCTTAGAAAATGAGAACAATGAGACCATTGAGGTAGCTCCAACTGACACAACCTATGACAATGATCTTCCCAAGGACGAATACTCCAACCACAAAGATGAGGATGAGGATGCATCAAACGAAAGTGAGTTCGAATTAGAATTGCCATCAATTATAACCGAGGAAGTTCCTGTGAAAAAAGACGAagataagaagaagaaacctACTTCCAAGATCAAGTCGTCTGAGAAAAAGGTTATTTCTTCTAGTACCGAAGACATTTCGAAGATCATTGAAAGCACATCTGTTGTGAGTTCTATGTCCACTCCAATtttatcatcatcttcatcaaacTATGAACCAATGTCGAATGAGGAAGTTATCAATTCTTCGTCAGAAGACATAATTTTTATGACAACTTCGGCACCGAAGAAAACTCCATCCTTAGATATCACCTCAAGTTCGACTTCAACAACTCCAAGCATATCAATTAAGCCTCCTGAGACAACCACTTCAACAGAAGTTATCATTGAAACTATATCAAGTTCAAGCACCGAGGAAGCACACAGCACATCTCTTTCGTCAAGCTCGTCTGCTGTTCCCTATCATCCTCGTCCTGGAATTGTGCTAGATGACCCGGAGTTCAAGCCCGGTGGACATGCTCGACCTCCTCTTGGCAGACCTCCACGCCCACAACCTCCCAACATACAGCCAACTCGTCAGCAGTTGCCTCCTGGGTATGGAGAGATCTTCGATGTTACTCTGTCGGCAATTCAGGGTCCAGGTTCGGGAACTGGCTCCCAGCAAACGATAAACATCAAACCCTATGGTTATGGAGGACAACAGAACGGCGTGCCTGGTAATGGAGACATCATTATCTCACCTTCTGGGGATGATGGTTTTGTTTCAATCGATGGCAAAAGAACTTATATCAACTTGTTCGGAGATCCTACAGATCCCCCAGGCgttgcagcaacaacaacagctggAACTACAACTCCAACCACTTCACAAGTTCTGAATGCCTCCAGTCCACAGCCAAAACCATCCTACCCATCCACGCCACCTGGACCGGGAACAGGATACGCCGTTCCAGAAACCGAAATAGTTGATGTAACTCCATCAAAACCAAGCACTAAACCCGCTGTGCACACGAATCAAACACCTTCCCAGAGACCCCATTACAGACCAAGGACCACACAGCCACCAGTGAGGATAGATACATGCATTGTAGGGGATGACTCGACGTGTGATCAGGCACAGCACGAACGCTGTAAGACGGAGAACGGAGTGTCAAGCTGTCACTGCAGACCTG GATATTCTCGTCGAAAACACCGTGAACCATGTCGAAAAGTTGTTTCGTTCTTTGTCGGACTTCGGGTAGATCGATTTTATGAGCATAGAATAGTTTGGGACAATAAGCTTCTCGATAGAAGTAGTGAACCCTACAGCCAGTTGAGCTACGAATCTGCTAGAGCT ATGGACTCTGCCATGTCGATGACTCCGTACTCTGATGAATTCATAGAGGCAAAGGTAAACAATATATACAGAGGAGACCCAAACCAAGGATCACCTGGAGTTTTCGTCAATTTAACGTTGAAG ATTGAGGAAAATGCTGAAACTCTTCGACCAAATCTCCGAAGTGATGTGCAAAAGCATCTACTGGGTGTAATACATCGTCGGAACAACAACATTGGTAATTCTGTACTCTATGTGGAGTCACCCCAAGGTGCTGTCTCGAGTATTCAAGATTTGGACGAATGTGAATCTAACGAACTGAACGATTGTCATCAACATGCTTCGTGTAAAAATATCTGGGGAAGCTTTAAATGTGCGTGTGAATCGGGCTTCCGTGATCCCTGGGCTGATCAATTTCAACGAGCTGGTCGGGAATGTCAATCCTGTCCGGATGCTTATTGTAATAACAGAGGAACTTGCAGCTACAACGAAGAAGGTGCACAATCTTGTACCTGTGATGGAAGTCATTATGGTGGACAGTGTGAAATCGATGGTGAGGTGCTGGGAGTTGCTATTGGAGCATCTGTGGCGGCCCTCATAATCATTGTCCTTACTTTGGTCTGTCTGATAATGTGGTCTAGAAGATGGCAGAGAGAACAAAAGAATGCTATAGGATCACCAGTTTTTGGGTACATGAATACGACGCCATTAAAGTCAGCAGGTATGCTTCAGCCTGGTTATCAAGTAACCTTGGAGGATCGAATGAGATGGGCACAAATTGCAGATGTTATGGCTCAAGCTAATCATTATGGA gcCGAACCGATTGCACAGACGCGACCATCTTCGGCAATGTTTGGATATCCTAATCTTCATGCCATGGGACTCAGCACTATGG GTGGAATGTCACACATGGGCAGTACAATGCAAATGCATCAAAATGGAACCCTTCCACCAGTTCCGTTGCCAAG ATTAGGCCTTGGATCAAGATCAAGTGGAATGCGAACGCTGGAAAATTCAAGTTCTAGTGAGGAAGAAGATCGAACAGATCTTTTGGGAAGAAACTTCCAAGTTCCTCGACCAAAAAGTCGAAGTAACAACAGTATAGcg aatcaATCGGGTATTTACTATGACGTAGATTATGAGCCATCTGGAAATAATGGTGGTGGCAATGGAGACATGTATGGTTCACATAGTCAGAGTCATATGTCAAATCATATACCAGGACCACAAGGTATACCAATGAGTACGTATACGTCTGGACGAGCGCCTTCTAGCTATTATATGAAATGA